In Aphanothece sacrum FPU1, a single genomic region encodes these proteins:
- the pdhA gene encoding pyruvate dehydrogenase (acetyl-transferring) E1 component subunit alpha: MVSERILPKFNTASIKISKEEGLVLYEDMVLGRFFEDKCAEMYYRGRMFGFVHLYNGQEAVSTGVIKALRNGEDYVSSTYRDHVHALSCGVPAREVMAELFGKATGCSKGRGGSMHLFSAEHGLLGGYAFVAEGIPVATGAAFQSKYRREAMGDQNADQVSVCFFGDGASNNGQFFECLNMAALWKLPMIYVVENNKWAIGMAHDRATSQPEIYKKASVFNMVGVEVDGMDVLAVRKVAQEAVERARAGEGPTLIEALTYRFRGHSLADPDELRSPDEKQFWGGRDPIEKLGAYLVKNKLADQEELKAIKVKIQGVIDEAVKFAEDSPEPDASELYRYVFAEDE, translated from the coding sequence TCTGAACGCATCTTACCGAAATTTAACACAGCTTCTATCAAAATTAGCAAAGAAGAAGGGCTAGTTCTTTACGAGGATATGGTCTTAGGCCGCTTTTTTGAGGATAAATGTGCTGAAATGTATTATCGAGGCCGGATGTTTGGTTTTGTTCATCTCTACAACGGTCAAGAAGCGGTTTCTACTGGGGTGATCAAAGCTTTACGCAATGGAGAAGATTATGTTTCGAGTACCTATCGGGATCATGTTCATGCCCTCAGTTGTGGAGTTCCTGCTCGTGAAGTGATGGCCGAGTTGTTTGGTAAGGCTACAGGCTGTAGTAAGGGGCGAGGCGGCTCTATGCACTTATTTTCGGCAGAGCATGGCTTATTAGGGGGTTATGCTTTTGTGGCCGAAGGTATTCCCGTAGCAACAGGGGCGGCGTTTCAGAGTAAATACCGACGGGAAGCGATGGGGGATCAAAACGCTGATCAAGTGAGCGTTTGTTTTTTTGGGGATGGGGCCAGCAATAATGGTCAATTTTTTGAATGTTTGAATATGGCGGCTCTTTGGAAACTGCCTATGATTTATGTGGTAGAAAATAATAAATGGGCCATCGGTATGGCTCATGATCGGGCTACCTCTCAACCGGAAATTTACAAAAAAGCCAGTGTGTTTAACATGGTTGGCGTTGAAGTGGATGGGATGGACGTTTTGGCCGTGCGAAAAGTGGCTCAAGAGGCAGTAGAGCGCGCCCGTGCTGGAGAGGGGCCTACTTTAATTGAAGCTTTAACCTATCGGTTTCGGGGTCATTCTTTGGCTGATCCTGATGAACTTCGTTCTCCTGATGAAAAACAATTTTGGGGAGGACGAGATCCTATTGAAAAATTAGGAGCTTATTTAGTAAAAAATAAATTAGCTGATCAAGAGGAACTCAAAGCCATTAAGGTTAAAATTCAAGGGGTTATTGATGAAGCGGTGAAGTTCGCGGAAGACAGTCCGGAACCTGATGCTAGTGAACTTTATCGTTATGTTTTTGCAGAAGATGAATAG
- a CDS encoding sulfatase-like hydrolase/transferase — MAKKITELFGGETLPNIVLIITDQQRALQHFPDNFIDRLPALQQLTNQGLSFEQAFTATCACAPSRATFLTSQYPAKHKTTNTGQMSPIDPLDNSLDNLAKVLERAGYKTRAWFGKWHLGWVEDVPEPEKGIGPVRAGFSEWGGEEAGITISDYKTLGGGTPNYDQKYLDQMLNFIDNRQSDDPFCLVASFVNPHDGFVAHHGLTSSVYGDSGYPESTFTGSEVADVSLPPNFSSSLLTAPRAQAATNWWNIPYSIHTPEEYVKFYAHLQCLVDVQIKTLLDKLAENEERMNNTLIIRFADHGEMGMSHGMLEKFFNAYEESIRIPLVFSNPEVWPTGQKTQSLVSLVDLAPTLASLLKVEHDSFDGEDLTPILENPGDPGIRELIHFTYDDNPAGTLPSIVRMIRTDKWKYAVYCSNKGTDADWELYDLEKDHLEEHNLAGKTEYIDTQSMLNEKLERVMSEMGTTPEFWPPQATEQSRGIFKKT; from the coding sequence ATGGCAAAAAAAATTACCGAGCTTTTTGGCGGTGAGACCCTCCCCAATATCGTGTTGATCATCACAGATCAACAGCGTGCCTTACAGCATTTTCCTGATAATTTCATTGATCGGCTCCCCGCTTTGCAGCAACTAACCAATCAAGGGCTTAGTTTTGAGCAAGCATTCACGGCTACTTGTGCTTGCGCTCCCAGTCGAGCAACATTTCTGACAAGTCAGTATCCAGCTAAACATAAAACGACAAATACGGGTCAGATGAGTCCAATAGATCCTCTGGATAACAGTCTAGATAATTTAGCCAAAGTGCTGGAGCGGGCTGGCTACAAAACCCGTGCCTGGTTCGGCAAATGGCATCTTGGTTGGGTGGAGGATGTTCCCGAACCGGAGAAGGGTATTGGCCCAGTTCGGGCCGGATTCAGCGAATGGGGTGGAGAAGAAGCAGGAATTACCATCAGTGACTATAAAACTCTCGGTGGTGGTACACCAAACTACGATCAGAAATATCTCGACCAAATGCTGAATTTCATTGATAATCGCCAAAGCGATGACCCATTCTGTCTTGTTGCTTCGTTCGTTAATCCCCATGACGGATTCGTTGCCCACCATGGGTTGACAAGTAGTGTTTATGGAGATTCTGGATACCCGGAATCTACCTTTACTGGCTCAGAAGTCGCTGATGTTTCACTACCGCCAAACTTTTCGTCGAGTCTGCTTACAGCACCACGCGCTCAAGCTGCGACGAACTGGTGGAATATACCCTACTCAATCCATACCCCAGAGGAATACGTTAAGTTCTACGCTCATCTCCAGTGCTTAGTGGATGTACAGATCAAAACGCTCCTTGACAAGCTCGCAGAAAATGAAGAGCGGATGAACAACACCCTGATCATTCGCTTTGCCGACCACGGTGAAATGGGCATGAGTCACGGTATGCTCGAAAAATTCTTCAATGCTTACGAGGAAAGTATCCGCATACCTCTTGTGTTCTCCAATCCTGAAGTCTGGCCCACGGGACAAAAAACACAATCCCTTGTAAGTCTTGTGGATTTAGCTCCCACCTTAGCATCTCTACTCAAGGTTGAACATGATAGTTTTGATGGAGAAGATTTGACACCAATTCTAGAAAATCCCGGTGATCCAGGGATTCGGGAGTTGATCCATTTTACCTACGATGACAATCCTGCGGGAACACTGCCTAGTATTGTTCGGATGATTCGGACAGATAAATGGAAATATGCTGTTTATTGTAGCAATAAGGGTACGGATGCAGATTGGGAACTCTATGATTTAGAAAAAGATCATCTCGAAGAGCATAACCTGGCTGGCAAGACCGAATATATTGATACGCAGTCCATGTTGAATGAGAAATTAGAGCGTGTCATGAGCGAGATGGGAACTACGCCCGAATTTTGGCCGCCCCAGGCAACGGAGCAAAGTCGAGGCATCTTCAAAAAAACCTAA
- a CDS encoding CIA30 family protein, with amino-acid sequence MSQNREKWDFGRLWQTLNYFEIIPFISCLQRLFGQSPNPSSKIDNNSTMSMILVAGATGGVGKRVVRLLQEKNYRVRALVRDGQKAKALLGEGVDIIEGDITIPQTLTPKLLENVSAVICCSGTRVQPVEGDTPNREKYYQGIKFYLPEVVDTPEQVEYLGMQNLVNLVKKYLRPAEKLIFDFTNPTEDLKNTWGAIDDVVMGGVSESNMGLRNNRAVFSGNVSIANNGGFASVRTRNLQPPLDLSAYEGIELRVEGDGKRYKFIIRCEGKWDGVGYCYSFDTLSNCPTTVRIPFAQLIPVFRAKTVPEMGRFDPSCVYSMQLMHSKFEYDGALNPKFSPGLFSLELESIKAYGGQCNTPQFILISSAGVTRPGRPGLNLAEEPPAVRLNDQLGGILTWKWRGEEVVRHSGLNYTIIRPCALTEKPGDKPLIFDQGDNIKGQVSRDAIANLSIQALGWPQACQKTFEVCETDQSAGSQNWSESLTGLRTD; translated from the coding sequence ATGAGTCAAAATCGGGAAAAATGGGATTTTGGACGATTATGGCAAACCCTCAACTATTTTGAAATTATTCCTTTTATCAGTTGTTTACAAAGATTATTTGGTCAAAGTCCTAACCCTTCCTCTAAAATAGACAATAATTCAACTATGAGCATGATTTTAGTCGCAGGAGCGACTGGTGGAGTCGGTAAGCGAGTTGTTCGCTTGTTACAAGAGAAAAATTATCGAGTTCGCGCTTTAGTCAGAGATGGACAAAAAGCCAAGGCATTGTTAGGAGAAGGAGTAGACATCATTGAAGGCGATATTACTATTCCCCAAACTCTCACCCCAAAACTGTTAGAAAATGTCTCTGCTGTCATTTGCTGTAGCGGAACCCGTGTTCAACCCGTCGAAGGAGACACCCCAAACCGCGAGAAATATTATCAAGGCATTAAATTTTATCTCCCCGAAGTAGTAGATACTCCCGAACAAGTGGAATACTTAGGGATGCAAAATTTAGTCAATTTAGTTAAAAAATACCTTAGACCCGCCGAAAAACTTATCTTTGATTTTACTAACCCTACTGAAGACTTAAAAAACACTTGGGGGGCCATAGATGATGTGGTCATGGGAGGAGTCAGCGAAAGTAATATGGGACTCAGGAACAATAGGGCCGTTTTTTCGGGAAATGTCTCCATAGCAAATAATGGAGGGTTTGCTTCTGTGCGTACCCGTAACTTACAACCTCCCCTCGATTTATCGGCTTATGAAGGCATTGAATTACGAGTAGAGGGCGATGGTAAGCGATATAAGTTTATCATTCGTTGTGAGGGCAAATGGGACGGGGTGGGTTATTGTTATTCTTTCGATACCCTCTCTAATTGTCCGACCACTGTTCGTATTCCTTTTGCTCAATTAATTCCCGTATTTCGGGCCAAAACTGTACCAGAAATGGGGAGATTTGACCCTAGTTGTGTCTATTCCATGCAGTTGATGCACAGTAAATTTGAATATGATGGGGCCTTAAACCCTAAATTCTCCCCTGGGTTGTTTAGCTTAGAATTAGAATCAATTAAGGCTTATGGGGGTCAATGTAATACCCCTCAATTTATTTTAATTAGTTCAGCAGGAGTGACTCGTCCTGGTCGTCCTGGACTAAATTTAGCAGAAGAACCTCCTGCTGTGCGTTTAAATGACCAATTAGGGGGGATTTTGACCTGGAAATGGCGAGGAGAAGAAGTGGTGCGTCACAGTGGACTCAATTACACTATTATTCGACCCTGCGCCCTCACAGAAAAACCGGGAGATAAACCCCTGATCTTTGACCAAGGGGATAATATTAAAGGCCAGGTCAGTCGAGATGCGATCGCTAATTTATCTATCCAAGCGTTGGGATGGCCCCAAGCTTGTCAGAAAACCTTTGAAGTCTGTGAAACAGACCAGTCTGCGGGTTCTCAAAATTGGTCTGAGTCCTTGACTGGTCTAAGAACTGACTAA
- a CDS encoding DUF1815 family protein, which produces MFTRLAQQHRDFVKDLVMNLQALAIVLENRGYLASCYTCGDQMNSASFMVSLGENHLIRFLVSDYGITWTEMRDDRELMKLEGAEAISQLQELGNVIKYQVHPSSSQNQWGKEQLRQVKSRV; this is translated from the coding sequence GTGTTTACCCGATTAGCTCAACAACACCGTGACTTCGTGAAAGACTTGGTAATGAATCTCCAGGCCCTAGCGATCGTCTTAGAAAATCGAGGCTATCTGGCTTCTTGCTATACCTGTGGAGATCAGATGAACAGTGCCTCATTTATGGTCAGTTTAGGAGAAAACCACCTGATCCGTTTTTTAGTGTCAGATTATGGGATCACGTGGACGGAAATGCGCGATGATCGGGAACTGATGAAATTAGAAGGAGCAGAAGCCATCAGTCAATTACAGGAATTAGGCAATGTGATTAAATATCAAGTTCATCCATCTTCTTCTCAAAATCAATGGGGAAAAGAGCAATTACGTCAGGTAAAATCAAGGGTTTAA